A genomic stretch from Primulina huaijiensis isolate GDHJ02 chromosome 14, ASM1229523v2, whole genome shotgun sequence includes:
- the LOC140956504 gene encoding cold-regulated 413 plasma membrane protein 2-like — MVGGKMTYLKMKTDYEAENALISSDLKELGNSLQLLANHALLGGGLGFGTSFLKWVAFCAAVYLLILDRTNWKTNILTSLLIPYIFLSLPNWLFHLLRGEVGKWIAFIAVILRLFFPRRFPDWLELPASLILIIVVAPSLFADVVKGHWVGLVICLIIGCYLLQEHIRASGGFRNSFTKGNGISNSIGILLLFIYPVWALVIWII; from the exons ATGGTGGGTGGGAAGATGACTTATCTGAAAATGAAGACTGATTACGAGGCGGAGAACGCGCTGATCAGCTCCGATCTGAAGGAGCTGGGGAATTCTTTGCAGCTTCTGGCCAATCACGCGTTACTGGGTGGCGGGCTTGGGTTCGGGACCTCGTTCCTCAAATGGGTCGCTTTCTGTGCTGCTGT TTACCTGTTGATCTTGGATCGAACAAACTGGAAGACCAACATCCTTACATCCCTTCTAATCCCTTACATTTTCCTCAGTCTTCCGAATTGGTTATTCCACTTGCTAAG GGGAGAAGTTGGAAAATGGATTGCTTTCATTGCTGTCATCCTACGCCTATTCTTTCCTCGACGTTTTCCAG ATTGGCTGGAACTGCCGGCATCATTGATTCTTATCATCGTGGTGGCTCCGAGCTTATTCGCTGATGTTGTAAAAGGACACTGGGTCGGACTCGTTATCTGCCTCATCATCGGATGTTACTTGCTGCAGGAACACATTCGAGCATCCGGTGGGTTCAGGAATTCCTTCACAAAGGGCAATGGCATTTCGAACTCTATTGGGATACTCCTACTCTTCATATACCCTGTTTGGGCCCTCGTTATTTGGATTATCTAG